In a single window of the Hoyosella subflava DQS3-9A1 genome:
- the gltB gene encoding glutamate synthase large subunit produces the protein MLFSLTPARHRLYDPANESDSCGVGLIADISGRRSYAVIEDALHVLANLDHRGARGAEPNTGDGAGILLQIPDELFRHKFGDIVFPRGKAGGDYAAGICFLPLRVDDRTEAQRVVEQVAAEEGLHILGWRDVDVDTEAADIGSAARECMPHMSYLFITDGTTGETNGRRRRGAALDRAAYCLRKRAERDAKVYFASLSSRTIVYKGMLLTDQLPVFFPDLRDKRCRSAIAVVHSRFSTNTFPSWPLAQPFRFLAHNGEINTIRGNRNRMRARESMLASDLFLGDLSRTYPVCTPDASDSATFDEVLELLHLGGRSVPHAMLMMIPQAWENDASIPSDIRAFYRFHASLIEPWDGPACVVATDGSVVAATLDRNGLRPGRWCRTHSGRFVLASESGVLSIDEADVAEKGRLEPGVMLVIDTAEGRIVPDADLKRELAAQHPYQKWLDRGLVELDSLPKRRRQLDDHPAVVGRQVAFGYTEEELRVILTPMACTGAEPLGSMGTDAPIAVLSRRPRMLYDYFAQLFAQVTNPPLDAIREEIVTSLSRVMGPEQNLLEPGPESCEQICLSAPVLGNDDFDTLVRIDDHRPDFQTRVLKALFDVESGGEGLADALAELRARASRAVAKGAKILVISDRDSDHQRAPIPSLLAVSAVHHHLIREKERTRVALVVESGDAREVHHVALLIGFGAAAVNPYIAMETVADLVREGEITDVDRPTAVRNYLQALSKGVLKVMSKMGISTVGSYTAAQVFEAVGLDRALVDEYFTGTSSTISGVGLDVLAHDVRLRHRRAYPDNPTDRVHRRLDVGGEYLYRREGELHLFTPESVFLLQHSTRTGQFEYFRKYTDEVNRLAREGGTLRGLFRLRTGLRAPVPIDEVESAESIVTRFNTGAMSYGSISAEAHETLAVAMNRLGGRSNSGEGGEDADRLYDPERRSAVKQVASGRFGVTSEYLVNATDIQIKIAQGAKPGEGGQLPGFKVYPTIARTRHSTPGVALISPPPHHDIYSIEDLAQLIHDLKNANPEARINVKLVSSVGVGTVAAGVSKAHADVVLISGHDGGTGAAPLTSLKHAGTPWEIGLAETQQTLVLNGLRDRITVQTDGGMRTGRDVMVAALLGAEEFGFSTAPLIVAGCIMMRVCHLDTCPVGIATQNPELRKRYTGKAEFIENFFLFVAEEVREFLAEMGMRSVDEAIGHTEMLDVDEGVEHWKTAGLDLTSILRTGVDDRTAPQQRRRTRGQDHGLDKALDHTLIQLAEGALEDAHPVHLDVPIRNVNRTVGTLLSSEVTRRYGAAGLPDDTIHITLTGTAGQSVGAFLVPGVTLDLVGDVNDYAGKGLSGGRLIVRPSPRARFIAEQQVIAGNTLLYGATSGEAYFRGRVGERFAVRNSGACAVVDSVGDHGCEYMTGGRVIVLGATGRNFAAGMSGGIAFVLDLNESNVNLGMVTLQEPDSSDLEELHDALRDHQRWTASPVAAALLREWPHSAYRFTKVMPRDYERVLEATRRAQAEGRDIDEAVMEAAGG, from the coding sequence TTGCTTTTCTCGCTCACACCGGCGCGACACCGGCTCTATGACCCTGCGAATGAGTCGGATTCGTGTGGCGTCGGTCTGATTGCCGATATATCGGGTCGACGGTCGTACGCGGTGATCGAGGACGCGTTGCACGTACTTGCCAATCTAGATCACCGCGGTGCGCGCGGAGCTGAACCCAACACCGGTGATGGTGCCGGGATCTTGCTGCAGATTCCCGACGAACTGTTCCGGCACAAATTCGGCGACATCGTGTTTCCCCGCGGGAAGGCCGGGGGGGATTATGCCGCAGGCATCTGTTTCCTTCCGCTGCGCGTAGATGACCGAACGGAAGCGCAGAGGGTCGTCGAACAGGTTGCTGCGGAAGAAGGCTTGCATATTCTGGGCTGGCGGGATGTTGACGTCGATACCGAGGCGGCGGACATTGGCAGCGCCGCACGGGAATGCATGCCGCACATGTCGTACCTTTTCATCACAGACGGAACCACCGGGGAGACGAATGGTCGGCGCCGTCGCGGTGCCGCACTCGACCGAGCCGCATACTGCCTTCGCAAGCGCGCCGAACGAGATGCTAAGGTCTACTTCGCGTCTCTCTCCTCGCGCACGATCGTCTACAAAGGGATGCTGCTGACTGATCAGCTTCCGGTGTTCTTCCCTGATCTGCGCGACAAACGCTGCCGCAGCGCCATCGCCGTAGTGCACAGCAGGTTTTCGACGAACACTTTCCCGAGTTGGCCGCTTGCGCAGCCCTTCCGATTCCTCGCGCACAACGGTGAAATCAATACCATACGCGGGAACCGGAATCGCATGCGTGCGCGGGAATCCATGCTGGCGAGTGACCTCTTTCTGGGAGACTTATCGCGCACGTACCCGGTCTGCACGCCGGATGCGTCGGACTCTGCGACATTCGACGAGGTGCTCGAACTCCTGCACCTTGGCGGCCGGTCTGTCCCCCACGCGATGCTGATGATGATCCCCCAGGCGTGGGAAAACGACGCGTCGATCCCCTCGGATATCCGGGCGTTCTACCGCTTCCACGCCTCCCTGATCGAGCCCTGGGACGGTCCCGCATGTGTTGTTGCCACGGACGGTTCGGTGGTTGCGGCGACCCTGGACCGCAACGGCCTTCGCCCGGGACGGTGGTGCCGCACGCACAGCGGACGTTTCGTCCTCGCGAGTGAGTCCGGTGTGCTTTCCATCGACGAGGCCGACGTCGCAGAAAAGGGCAGGTTAGAACCTGGCGTAATGCTCGTCATCGATACCGCCGAGGGCCGTATCGTGCCCGACGCTGATCTGAAGCGGGAACTCGCAGCACAGCACCCCTACCAGAAATGGCTTGACAGGGGACTCGTCGAACTCGATTCACTCCCCAAACGTCGCCGTCAGCTCGATGACCATCCAGCGGTCGTTGGGCGACAGGTAGCGTTCGGGTACACCGAAGAAGAACTCCGGGTCATCCTCACACCGATGGCTTGCACTGGCGCTGAACCCCTCGGATCAATGGGGACCGACGCGCCCATCGCCGTGCTGTCCCGGCGTCCCCGGATGCTCTATGACTACTTCGCGCAACTTTTCGCGCAAGTGACGAACCCGCCGCTCGATGCGATACGCGAGGAGATCGTCACCTCCCTGAGCCGCGTCATGGGGCCGGAGCAGAACCTTCTGGAACCAGGGCCGGAGTCGTGCGAACAGATCTGTCTAAGCGCTCCGGTTCTCGGCAATGATGACTTCGACACCTTGGTCAGGATCGACGACCATCGGCCAGACTTCCAGACAAGGGTGCTTAAGGCGCTCTTCGACGTGGAGAGCGGCGGCGAGGGTCTGGCCGATGCGCTGGCTGAACTACGTGCCCGAGCCAGCCGCGCGGTCGCAAAGGGGGCGAAGATCCTGGTTATTTCTGATCGGGACTCAGATCATCAGCGAGCGCCCATACCGTCACTGCTCGCGGTGTCAGCGGTGCACCACCACCTGATCAGGGAGAAGGAGCGCACGCGCGTCGCCCTCGTCGTGGAGTCAGGGGACGCTCGCGAAGTCCATCACGTCGCGTTACTGATTGGCTTCGGGGCGGCAGCGGTGAATCCCTACATCGCGATGGAGACGGTGGCTGACCTCGTTCGTGAAGGCGAGATAACGGACGTGGACAGGCCCACTGCTGTTCGAAATTACCTGCAAGCGCTTAGCAAAGGTGTGCTGAAGGTGATGTCGAAGATGGGAATTTCGACCGTCGGCTCGTATACCGCGGCGCAGGTGTTTGAGGCGGTGGGCCTTGATCGCGCCCTTGTCGACGAATACTTCACGGGTACGTCGTCGACGATCAGCGGGGTGGGGCTTGACGTTCTGGCGCACGATGTGCGGCTACGGCACCGGCGCGCGTATCCGGACAACCCGACTGACCGGGTGCATCGCAGGCTCGACGTGGGTGGAGAGTACCTGTACCGCCGTGAAGGTGAATTGCACTTGTTCACCCCGGAATCGGTGTTCTTACTGCAGCATTCAACGCGAACCGGCCAGTTCGAGTACTTCCGTAAGTACACGGATGAAGTGAATCGCCTTGCGCGAGAAGGCGGAACATTGCGCGGTCTGTTCCGGCTGCGCACCGGCTTGCGTGCGCCGGTTCCGATCGATGAGGTGGAGTCTGCGGAGAGTATCGTGACCCGCTTCAACACCGGTGCCATGAGCTATGGCTCCATCTCCGCGGAGGCGCACGAAACCCTCGCGGTCGCGATGAACCGGCTCGGGGGCCGGTCGAACTCAGGGGAAGGCGGTGAAGATGCGGATCGGCTGTATGACCCGGAGCGGCGCAGCGCGGTCAAACAGGTAGCGTCTGGGCGATTCGGTGTGACAAGTGAGTACCTGGTCAACGCCACGGACATTCAGATCAAGATTGCGCAGGGGGCCAAGCCAGGCGAAGGTGGGCAGCTCCCGGGCTTCAAGGTGTACCCCACGATCGCGCGCACACGGCATTCAACTCCCGGCGTCGCACTGATCTCGCCGCCGCCGCACCACGACATCTACTCGATCGAAGACCTTGCCCAGCTGATTCATGACCTGAAGAATGCGAACCCAGAGGCCCGTATCAACGTCAAGCTGGTGAGTTCGGTGGGCGTCGGTACCGTCGCGGCGGGGGTGTCGAAGGCACACGCCGACGTTGTGCTGATATCAGGACACGATGGCGGAACTGGCGCGGCGCCGCTGACGTCGCTGAAACACGCGGGCACACCGTGGGAAATTGGGCTGGCGGAGACGCAGCAAACGTTGGTGCTCAATGGCCTCAGAGACCGGATAACTGTCCAGACTGATGGCGGCATGCGCACGGGCCGTGACGTGATGGTCGCAGCCCTGCTCGGGGCAGAAGAATTCGGTTTCTCCACCGCCCCGCTTATCGTTGCGGGCTGCATCATGATGCGGGTATGTCATCTTGACACGTGTCCAGTCGGGATTGCCACACAGAATCCCGAGCTGCGCAAGCGTTACACCGGTAAGGCAGAGTTCATCGAGAACTTTTTCCTCTTCGTGGCCGAGGAGGTCCGCGAGTTCCTCGCGGAAATGGGGATGCGCAGCGTCGACGAAGCCATCGGCCACACTGAGATGCTTGATGTCGACGAGGGTGTCGAGCACTGGAAAACCGCGGGACTCGATCTCACCTCGATATTGCGGACGGGCGTAGACGACCGCACCGCGCCCCAACAGCGCCGACGTACGCGCGGGCAAGACCACGGGCTCGACAAGGCGCTCGACCACACCCTCATTCAGCTAGCCGAAGGGGCTCTCGAGGATGCGCACCCAGTCCACCTAGACGTGCCGATCCGCAACGTGAACCGCACCGTGGGAACACTGCTCTCCTCAGAGGTGACACGGCGCTACGGAGCGGCAGGGCTCCCAGACGACACCATCCACATCACACTGACGGGAACAGCGGGCCAGTCAGTCGGCGCTTTCCTTGTTCCCGGTGTGACCCTCGACCTCGTAGGAGACGTGAACGACTATGCGGGAAAGGGGCTGAGCGGAGGGCGGCTGATCGTGCGGCCTTCCCCACGCGCACGATTCATCGCGGAGCAGCAGGTCATCGCCGGGAACACGCTCCTATACGGGGCAACTTCTGGTGAAGCGTACTTCCGGGGCCGCGTCGGTGAGCGCTTCGCGGTCCGGAACTCCGGCGCATGCGCTGTTGTGGATTCTGTCGGTGACCACGGTTGTGAATATATGACTGGGGGACGGGTGATCGTCCTCGGCGCTACCGGCCGCAACTTCGCCGCAGGGATGTCCGGCGGGATCGCTTTCGTGCTCGACCTGAATGAATCCAATGTAAACCTCGGCATGGTGACGCTGCAGGAACCAGACAGTTCGGACCTCGAGGAACTCCATGATGCGCTGCGTGACCATCAGCGGTGGACTGCTTCTCCAGTGGCGGCGGCGCTACTGCGTGAATGGCCCCATTCTGCCTACCGCTTCACCAAAGTCATGCCGCGTGATTACGAGCGCGTGCTCGAAGCTACTCGGCGTGCTCAGGCTGAGGGCCGTGACATTGACGAGGCCGTGATGGAGGCAGCAGGTGGCTGA
- a CDS encoding glutamate synthase subunit beta, producing MADPKGFLNVARSEAPRRAIPDRLDDWRDVYEEEEWKARSRDVSEQARRCMDCGIPFCHSGSAGCPLGNLIPEWNDLVRRGRWDAAAERLHATNNFPEFTGHICPAPCEPACVLSISEKDTGGAVAIKRVELAIADAAWAAGSVVPQPPTVSSGRSVAVVGSGPAGLAAAQQLTRAGHDVTVYERDDRVGGLLRYGIPEYKLEKRVLDQRLMQMRAEGTRFITECDVGVQLPVRKLQDQYDAIILAVGALQGRDNEVPGRELTGVHLAMEHLVPANRECEGDGPTTLSAADKHVVIIGGGDTAADCYGTALRQGAKSVTQLDVYPEPPRQRDPAKTPWPMWPLILRNYPVHEEGGTRTFAVAVERFVGDDNGHVSEVELVNVRARKNKDGRRIVTPISDPFTIPCGLALLAIGFAGVGDLPVVSGLGLSLNKRGTISCGPDWKTTAPGVFVCGDAHRGASLVVWAIAEGRSVAHAVDAYLTGHSDLPAPVHPTALPLAL from the coding sequence GTGGCTGACCCGAAAGGTTTCCTGAACGTGGCGCGATCCGAGGCGCCTCGGCGCGCGATTCCGGACCGCCTAGACGACTGGCGCGACGTTTACGAGGAAGAAGAGTGGAAAGCGCGCAGCCGGGACGTGTCAGAGCAGGCGCGCAGATGCATGGATTGCGGCATTCCCTTCTGCCACTCCGGGTCCGCGGGGTGCCCGCTCGGCAACCTCATTCCTGAATGGAATGACCTGGTCCGGCGCGGACGCTGGGACGCCGCTGCAGAGCGGCTGCACGCCACGAACAACTTCCCTGAGTTCACTGGACACATCTGCCCGGCGCCGTGCGAACCTGCGTGCGTGTTGTCAATCTCGGAGAAAGACACGGGGGGTGCGGTCGCGATCAAACGGGTCGAGCTCGCGATCGCGGACGCAGCATGGGCGGCGGGCAGCGTTGTACCACAGCCGCCGACGGTGTCGAGCGGCCGTTCCGTCGCGGTGGTTGGTTCAGGTCCGGCTGGGCTTGCCGCCGCTCAGCAGCTCACCCGCGCGGGCCACGACGTCACCGTCTATGAACGGGACGACCGGGTTGGTGGGCTTCTGCGGTACGGGATACCGGAGTACAAACTTGAAAAGCGAGTTCTCGACCAGCGTCTGATGCAAATGCGCGCAGAAGGAACGCGGTTTATCACCGAATGTGACGTCGGCGTGCAGTTGCCGGTACGGAAGTTGCAGGACCAATATGACGCGATCATCCTCGCGGTTGGTGCACTTCAGGGTCGTGATAATGAGGTGCCTGGACGCGAACTCACCGGCGTCCACCTAGCAATGGAGCACCTGGTACCAGCGAACCGGGAATGCGAAGGGGACGGGCCCACAACGTTGTCGGCGGCGGACAAACACGTCGTCATTATCGGAGGCGGTGACACAGCCGCCGACTGTTACGGCACTGCGCTGCGGCAGGGCGCAAAATCGGTTACTCAGCTCGACGTGTACCCAGAACCGCCGCGCCAGCGCGACCCAGCGAAGACGCCATGGCCGATGTGGCCGCTGATCCTGCGGAACTACCCAGTTCACGAGGAAGGCGGCACCAGGACATTCGCGGTAGCTGTGGAGCGCTTCGTCGGTGACGACAACGGTCACGTGTCCGAGGTTGAACTCGTCAACGTGCGGGCACGGAAGAACAAGGACGGCAGGCGCATCGTCACGCCGATCTCAGATCCTTTCACTATCCCGTGCGGCTTGGCTCTGCTCGCGATCGGGTTTGCCGGGGTCGGCGATCTGCCGGTCGTGTCTGGGCTGGGGCTCAGCCTGAACAAACGCGGCACTATTTCGTGCGGGCCAGACTGGAAGACCACGGCTCCGGGTGTGTTTGTCTGTGGTGACGCGCATCGCGGCGCGTCGCTGGTGGTGTGGGCCATCGCGGAGGGGCGCTCGGTCGCGCACGCGGTCGACGCATACCTCACCGGGCATTCTGACTTGCCGGCGCCGGTACATCCGACTGCGCTGCCTCTGGCACTGTGA
- the pyk gene encoding pyruvate kinase, whose protein sequence is MKRRAKIVCTLGPATGSEDKIRQLVESGMNVARLNMSHGDHDTHEANYRLVRDAAEKTGHNIGILADLQGPKIRLGRFTEGGTTWASGEEVRISTDDCEGTHSRVSTTYKGLSTDARAGDRLLVDDGKVGLVVTAVEGPDVVCRVVEGGPVSNNKGLSLPGMNVSVPAMSDKDIADLEFALKLGVDMIALSFVRSPSDIELVHDVMDRVGRRVPVIAKLEKPEAIDNLEAIVLAFDAIMVARGDLGVEMPLEQVPLVQKRAIQVARENAKPVIVATQMLDSMITNPRPTRAEASDVANAILDGADAVMLSGETSVGQYVMEAVRTMSRIVSAVEAESTVVPPLTHVPRTKRGVISYAARDIGERLEAKALVAFTQSGDTVRRLARLHTHLPLVALTPVSDVRHQLSLTWGTETFTVDYVESTDAMIRQVDEALLEIGGYERGDRVVIVAGAPPGTVGSTNLIQVHRIGEDDH, encoded by the coding sequence GTGAAACGTCGCGCTAAGATCGTATGCACCCTTGGGCCCGCAACTGGGTCGGAAGATAAAATTCGTCAGCTAGTTGAAAGCGGAATGAACGTCGCCCGGCTGAACATGAGCCATGGTGACCACGACACTCACGAAGCCAACTACCGTCTGGTTCGTGATGCGGCCGAAAAAACCGGCCACAACATTGGAATACTCGCGGACCTGCAGGGTCCGAAAATTCGTCTCGGCCGCTTCACTGAAGGCGGCACCACCTGGGCAAGTGGGGAAGAGGTGCGGATCAGTACAGATGACTGTGAAGGCACTCATTCCCGCGTCTCCACGACATACAAGGGCCTCAGCACGGATGCGCGGGCGGGTGATCGGCTGCTCGTGGACGACGGCAAAGTCGGTCTCGTCGTTACTGCCGTCGAAGGCCCCGATGTGGTGTGCCGGGTTGTGGAGGGAGGCCCGGTCAGCAACAACAAGGGTCTCTCCCTGCCTGGCATGAACGTATCCGTGCCTGCTATGTCCGACAAAGACATCGCTGATCTCGAGTTCGCTCTGAAACTGGGTGTCGACATGATCGCGCTGTCTTTTGTGCGGTCACCCTCAGATATCGAACTGGTCCACGACGTGATGGACAGAGTGGGCCGCCGTGTTCCGGTAATTGCGAAGCTCGAAAAGCCCGAGGCGATCGACAATCTTGAAGCGATTGTCCTCGCATTCGATGCCATCATGGTCGCCCGTGGCGATCTTGGTGTTGAAATGCCTCTCGAACAGGTTCCACTCGTCCAGAAACGCGCGATCCAGGTCGCGCGCGAAAACGCGAAACCAGTGATCGTGGCGACGCAAATGCTGGACTCGATGATCACGAATCCACGACCGACGCGCGCCGAAGCCTCGGATGTGGCTAACGCAATCCTGGATGGTGCAGATGCGGTAATGCTCTCGGGTGAAACCTCCGTCGGTCAGTACGTCATGGAGGCAGTGCGAACGATGTCACGCATCGTGTCCGCTGTTGAGGCAGAGTCGACCGTCGTGCCGCCGCTGACGCACGTGCCGCGGACAAAGCGCGGCGTGATTTCGTACGCGGCGCGGGATATCGGTGAGCGGCTCGAAGCGAAGGCCCTCGTCGCATTCACACAATCCGGTGACACGGTGCGCAGACTTGCTCGCCTGCACACCCACCTGCCACTTGTCGCGCTGACGCCAGTGTCCGACGTACGGCACCAACTTTCTCTGACGTGGGGAACTGAAACGTTCACTGTCGACTACGTGGAAAGTACCGACGCGATGATCAGGCAGGTGGATGAGGCACTGCTGGAGATTGGCGGGTATGAGCGCGGTGACCGAGTGGTGATCGTGGCCGGCGCCCCGCCCGGAACAGTGGGTTCGACCAACTTGATCCAGGTCCACCGCATCGGTGAGGACGACCACTAG
- a CDS encoding thermonuclease family protein codes for MPVQCFGYEATEHARRLVEGARVYLEYDPSQGRQDRFGRELAFLWFGSNRLLNYEMIRDGFAYEYTYSDSYHYQTLFKQAQRAADSGDRGLWHASTCGGVAE; via the coding sequence CTGCCGGTCCAATGTTTCGGGTACGAAGCTACTGAACATGCCCGTAGGTTGGTCGAAGGCGCACGGGTGTATCTGGAGTACGACCCGAGCCAAGGACGACAGGATCGCTTCGGGCGTGAACTTGCATTCTTGTGGTTTGGCAGTAATCGTCTGCTGAATTACGAGATGATTCGCGACGGATTTGCGTATGAATACACATATAGTGACTCTTATCATTACCAAACGCTCTTTAAGCAGGCACAGCGTGCTGCTGATTCAGGGGATCGCGGACTGTGGCACGCCAGCACTTGTGGTGGCGTGGCCGAGTAG
- a CDS encoding potassium channel family protein, whose protein sequence is MSPRPAEAEKRIRTSEWPLIAAAFLYIAAYSVFVLMPDSTLRGAAEVAMIAIWVLFAADYLIRLSAAKQRRRWFARHLPDLAIVALPMLRPLRLLRLIVIFHRLQISVGKTLHGRLAAYAAASAALLIYIASLAVLDAERGAEGAEITTYGDAIWWSIVTVTTVGYGDTVPVTGPGRVIAVLLMLGGIGLIGVITGLLASAIVKRVSEGDGTDENASRAQVEHVDQRIGALEQRISELTGLLAARPASPGGAGNTEP, encoded by the coding sequence GTGAGCCCGCGTCCAGCTGAAGCCGAAAAGCGTATCCGAACATCCGAATGGCCCCTTATCGCTGCCGCATTCCTCTATATCGCGGCCTACTCGGTCTTCGTCCTCATGCCGGACAGCACGCTCCGTGGTGCAGCGGAAGTGGCGATGATCGCGATATGGGTGCTCTTCGCGGCGGACTATCTCATTCGGCTCTCCGCCGCGAAACAACGTAGACGCTGGTTCGCCCGGCATCTGCCTGATCTGGCGATCGTTGCGTTGCCGATGCTGCGGCCCCTGCGGCTGCTGCGCCTCATCGTCATCTTCCACCGTTTGCAGATCTCGGTGGGTAAGACGCTCCACGGTCGGCTGGCGGCCTACGCCGCCGCGTCTGCGGCACTGCTGATCTATATCGCGTCGCTCGCCGTCCTAGACGCGGAGCGTGGGGCAGAGGGAGCGGAAATCACCACCTACGGTGACGCCATCTGGTGGTCTATCGTCACGGTCACGACGGTCGGTTACGGGGACACGGTTCCGGTGACTGGTCCAGGCCGAGTCATCGCGGTACTTCTGATGCTTGGTGGAATCGGATTGATCGGAGTCATCACCGGCCTGCTTGCCTCGGCCATCGTGAAGCGTGTGAGCGAGGGGGACGGGACCGACGAAAACGCATCGCGAGCGCAAGTAGAGCATGTCGATCAGCGGATCGGAGCGCTTGAGCAACGGATTTCTGAACTTACAGGACTCCTCGCAGCTCGCCCCGCCTCGCCTGGCGGCGCAGGGAACACCGAGCCGTGA
- a CDS encoding DUF1707 SHOCT-like domain-containing protein, whose translation MSTDPERKNLRASDADRESVAGLLHQASGEGRISFGELEDRLTKVYAAQTYGELEPLIADLPMGLPSLGRKEPDTIRLTATVNDVRREGRWKVPRHIIAKTEMGNIHLDFTEAVLPVGEVLVEVESKSGGVVVVVPDGVPVNAEGIGVDSGSVSNAVTDETLGLSRIRVIGHSGMGDVVIRRPRRRWKLFGRR comes from the coding sequence ATGAGTACCGATCCCGAACGAAAGAACCTCAGAGCCTCGGACGCTGATCGGGAATCTGTTGCCGGGCTGCTGCACCAAGCTTCCGGCGAGGGCCGAATCAGCTTCGGCGAACTTGAGGATCGCCTTACCAAGGTGTATGCCGCGCAGACTTACGGCGAACTGGAGCCGCTCATCGCGGACCTGCCTATGGGGCTGCCTTCACTGGGCCGCAAGGAGCCCGACACCATCCGCCTGACCGCAACCGTGAACGATGTGCGGCGAGAAGGACGCTGGAAAGTCCCACGCCACATCATCGCCAAGACGGAAATGGGCAACATTCACCTCGACTTCACGGAAGCCGTTCTTCCCGTGGGCGAGGTGCTCGTCGAGGTGGAATCGAAATCCGGGGGTGTCGTTGTGGTCGTCCCCGATGGCGTGCCCGTGAACGCAGAAGGAATCGGCGTGGACTCCGGGTCTGTGAGTAACGCGGTCACGGACGAAACACTGGGGCTTTCCCGGATTCGCGTGATTGGACACTCGGGGATGGGGGACGTGGTCATCCGGCGCCCGCGCCGAAGGTGGAAGCTCTTCGGTCGCCGCTGA